One Pongo abelii isolate AG06213 chromosome 12, NHGRI_mPonAbe1-v2.0_pri, whole genome shotgun sequence DNA segment encodes these proteins:
- the CAD gene encoding multifunctional protein CAD isoform X1: MAALVLEDGSVLRGQPFGAAVSTAGEVVFQTGMVGYPEALTDPSYKAQILVLTYPLIGNYGIPPDEMDEFGLCKWFESSGIHVAGLVVGECCPTPSHWSATRTLHEWLQQHGIPGLQGVDTRELTKKLREQGSLLGKLVQNGTEPSSLPFLDPNARPLVPEVSIKTPRVFNTGGAPRILALDCGLKYNQIRCLCQRGAEVTVVPWDHALDSQEYEGLFLSNGPGDPASYPSVVSTLNRVLSEPNPRPVFGICLGHQLLALAIGAKTYKMRYGNRGHNQPCLLVGSGRCFLTSQNHGFAVETDSLPADWAPLFTNANDGSNEGIVHNSLPFFSVQFHPEHQAGPSDMELLFDIFLETVKEATAGNPGGQTVRERLTERLCPPGIPTPGSGLPPPRKVLILGSGGLSIGQAGEFDYSGSQAIKALKEENIQTLLINPNIATVQTSQGLADKVYFLPITPHYVTQVIRNERPDGVLLTFGGQTALNCGVELTKAGVLARYGVRVLGTPVETIELTEDRRAFAARMAEIGEHVAPSEAANSLEQAQAAAERLGYPVLVRAAFALGGLGSGFASNREELSALVAPAFAHTSQVLVDKSLKGWKEIEYEVVRDAYGNCVTVCNMENLDPLGIHTGESIVVAPSQTLNDREYQLLRQTAIKVTQHLGIVGECNVQYALNPESEQYYIIEVNARLSRSSALASKATGYPLAYVAAKLALGILLPELRNSVTGGTAAFEPSLDYCVVKIPRWDLSKFLRVSTKIGSCMKSVGEVMGIGRSFEEAFQKALRMVDENCVGFDHTVKPVSDMELETPTDKRIFVVAAALWAGYSVDRLYELTRIDRWFLHRMKRIIAHAQLLEQHRGQPLPPDLLQQAKCLGFSDKQIALAVLSTELAVRKLRQELGICPAVKQIDTVAAEWPAQTNYLYLTYWGTTHDLTFRTPHVLVLGSGVYRIGSSVEFDWCAVGCIQQLRKMGYKTIMVNHNPETVSTDYDMCDRLYFDEISFEVVMDIYELENPEGVILSMGGQLPNNMAMALHRQQCRVLGTSPEAIDSAENRFKFSRLLDTIGISQPQWRELSDLESARQFCQTVGYPCVVRPSYVLSGAAMNVAYTDGDLERFLSSAAAVSKEHPVVISKFIQEAKEIDVDAVASDGVVAAIAISEHVENAGVHSGDATLVTPPQDITAKTLERIKAIVHAVGQELQVTGPFNLQLIAKDDQLKVIECNVRVSRSFPFVSKTLGVDLVALATRVIMGEEVEPVGLMTGSGVVGVKVPQFSFSRLAGADVVLGVEMTSTGEVAGFGESRCEAYLKAMLSTGFKIPKKNILLTIGSYKNKSELLPTVRLLESLGYSLYASLGTADFYTEHGVKVTAVDWHFEEAVDGECPPQRSILEQLAEKNFELVINLSMRGAGGRRLSSFVTKGYRTRRLAADFSVPLIIDIKCTKLFVEALGQIGPAPPLKVHVDCMTSQKLVRLPGLIDVHVHLREPGGTHKEDFASGTAAALAGGITMVCAMPNTRPPIIDAPALALAQKLAEAGARCDFALFLGASSENAGTLGTVAGSAAGLKLYLNETFSELQLDSVVQWMEHFETWPSHLPIVAHAEQQTLAAVLMVAQLAQRSVHICHVARKEEILLIKAAKARGLPVTCEVAPHHLFLSHDDLERLGPGKGEVRPELGSRQDVETLWENMAVIDCFASDHAPHTLEEKCGSRPLPGFPGLETMLPLLLTAVSEGRLSLDDLLQRLHHNPRRIFHLPPQEDTYVEVDLEHEWTIPSHMPFSKAHWTPFEGQKVKGTVRRVVLRGEVAYIDGQVLVPPGYGQDIRKWPQGVVPQLPPSAPATSEMTTTPERPRRGIPGLPDGRFHLPPRIHRASDPGLPAVFLRPGAGIPRGSRAWAEEPKEKSSRKVAEPELMGTPDGTCYPPPPVPRQASPQNLGTPGLLHPQTSPLLHSLVGQHILSVQQFTKDQMSHLFNVAHTLRMMVQKERSLDILKGKVMASMFYEVSTRTSSSFAAAMARLGGAVLSFSEATSSVQKGESLADSVQTMSCYADVVVLRHPQPGAVELAAKHCRRPVINAGDGVGEHPTQALLDIFTIREELGTVNGMTITMVGDLKHGRTVHSLACLLTQYRVSLRYVAPPSLCMPPTVRAFVASRGTKQEEFESIEEALPDTDVLYMTRIQKERFGSTQEYEACFGQFILTPHIMTRAKKKMVVMHPMPRVNEISVEVDSDPRAAYFRQAENGMYIRMALLATVLGRF; the protein is encoded by the exons TGGTTTGAATCCTCGGGCATCCACGTAGCAGGACTGGTGGTGGGAGAGTGCTGTCCTACTCCCAGCCACTGGAGTGCCACCCGCACCCTGCATGAGTGGCTGCAGCAGCATGGCATCCCTGGCTTGCAAG GAGTAGACACTCGGGAGCTGACCAAGAAGTTGCGGGAACAAGGGTCTCTGCTGGGGAAGCTGGTCCAGAATGGAACAGAACCTTCATCCCTGCCATTCTTGGACCCCAATGCCCGCCCCCTGGTACCAGAGGTCTCCATTAAG ACTCCACGGGTATTCAATACAGGGGGTGCCCCTCGGATCCTTGCTTTGGACTGTGGCCTCAAGTATAATCAGATCCGATGCCTCTGCCAGCGTGGGGCTGAGGTCACTGTGGTACCCTGGGACCATGCACTAGACAGCCAAG AGTATGAGGGTCTCTTCTTAAGTAATGGGCCTGGTGACCCTGCCTCCTATCCCAGTGTCGTATCCACGCTGAACCGTGTTTTATCTGAGCCTAATCCCCGACCTGTCTTTGGGATCTGCCTGGGACACCAGCTATTGGCCTTAGCCATTGGGGCCAAGACTTACAAGATGAG ATATGGGAACCGAGGCCATAACCAGCCCTGCTTGTTGGTGGGCTCTGGGCGCTGCTTTCTGACATCCCAGAACCATGGGTTTGCTGTGGAGACAGACTCACTGCCAGCAGACTGGGCTCCTCTCTTCACCAACGCCAATGATGGTTCCAATGAAGGCATTGTGCACAACAGCTTGCCCTTCTTCAG TGTCCAGTTTCACCCAGAGCACCAAGCTGGCCCTTCAGATATGGAACTGCTTTTCGATATCTTTCTGGAAACTGTGAAAGAGGCCACAGCTGGGAACCCTGGGGGCCAGACAG TTAGAGAGCGGCTGACTGAGCGCCTCTGTCCCCCTGGGATTCCCACTCCTGGCTCTGGACTTCCACCACCACGAAAGGTTCTGATCCTGGGCTCAGGGGGCCTCTCCATTGGCCAAGCTGGAGAATTTGACTACTCGGGCTCTCAG GCAATTAAGGCCCTGAAGGAGGAAAACATCCAGACGTTGCTGATCAACCCCAATATTGCCACAGTGCAGACCTCCCAGGGGCTGGCCGACAAGGTGTATTTTCTTCCCATAACACCTCATTATGTAACCCAG GTGATACGTAATGAACGCCCTGATGGTGTGTTACTGACTTTTGGGGGCCAGACTGCTCTGAACTGTGGTGTGGAGCTGACCAAGGCCGGGGTGCTGGCTCGGTATGGGGTCCGGGTCCTGGGCACACCAGTGGAGACCATTGAGCTGACTGAGGATCGACGGGCCTTTGCTGCCAGAATGGCAGAGATCGGAGAGCATGTGGCCCCGAGCGAGGCAGCAAATTCTCTTGAACAG GCCCAGGCAGCCGCTGAACGGCTGGGGTACCCTGTGCTAGTGCGTGCAGCCTTTGCCCTGGGTGGCCTGGGCTCTGGCTTTGCCTCTAACAGGGAGGAGCTCTCTGCTCTTGTGGCCCCAGCTTTTGCCCATACCAGCCAAGTGCTAGTAGACAAGTCTCTGAAGGGATGGAAGGAGATTGAGTACGAGGTGGTGAGAGACGCCTATGGCAACTGTGTCACG GTGTGTAACATGGAGAACTTGGACCCACTGGGCATCCACACTGGTGAGTCCATAGTGGTGGCCCCTAGCCAGACACTGAATGACAGGGAGTACCAGCTCCTGAGGCAGACAGCTATCAAGGTGACCCAGCACCTGGGAATTGTTGGGGAGTGCAATGTGCAGTATGCCTTGAACCCTGAGTCTGAGCAG TATTACATCATTGAAGTGAATGCCAGGCTCTCTCGCAGCTCTGCCCTGGCCAGTAAGGCCACAGGTTATCCACTGGCTTATGTGGCAGCCAAGCTAGCATTGGGCATCCTTTTGCCTGAGCTCAG GAACTCTGTGACAGGGGGTACAGCAGCCTTTGAACCCAGCCTGGATTATTGTGTGGTGAAGATTCCTCGATGGGACCTTAGCAAGTTCCTGCGAGTCAGCACAAAGATCGGGAGCTGCATGAAGAGCGTTG GTGAAGTCATGGGCATTGGGCGTTCATTTGAGGAGGCCTTCCAGAAGGCCCTGCGCATGGTGGATGAGAACTGTGTGGGCTTTGATCACACAGTGAAACCAGTCAGCGATATG gagttggagactccAACAGATAAGCGGATTTTTGTGGTGGCAGCTGCTTTGTGGGCTGGTTATTCAGTGGACCGCCTGTATGAGCTCACACGCATCGACCGCTGGTTCCTGCACCGAATGAAGCGTATCATCGCACATGCCCAGCTGCTAGAACAACACCGTGGACAGCCTTTGCCCCCAGACCTGCTGCAACAGGCCAAGTGTCTTGGCTTCTCAGACAAACAGATTGCCCTTGCAGTTCTGAG CACAGAGCTGGCTGTTCGCAAGCTGCGTCAGGAACTGGGGATCTGTCCAGCAGTGAAACAGATTGACACAGTTGCAGCTGAGTGGCCAGCCCAGACAAATTACCTATACCTAACGTATTGGGGCACCACCCATGACCTCACCTTTCGAACACCTCATGTCCTAGTCCTTGGCTCTGGCGTCTACCGTATTGGCTCCAGCGTTGAATTTGATTGGTGTGCTGTAGGCTGCATCCAGCAGCTCCGAAAG ATGGGATATAAGACCATCATGGTGAACCATAACCCAGAGACAGTCAGCACCGACTATGACATGTGTGATCGACTCTACTTTGATGAGATCTCTTTTGAG GTGGTGATGGACATCTATGAGCTCGAGAACCCTGAAGGTGTGATCCTATCCATGGGTGGACAGCTGCCCAACAACATGGCCATGGCGTTGCATCGGCAGCAGTGCCGGGTGCTGGGCACCTCCCCTGAAGCCATTGACTCGGCTGAGAACCGTTTCAAGTTTTCCCGGCTCCTTGACACCATTGGTATCAGCCAGCCTCAGTGGAGGGAGCTCAGTGATCTCGAG TCTGCTCGCCAATTCTGCCAGACCGTGGGGTACCCATGTGTGGTGCGCCCCTCCTATGTGCTGAGCGGTGCTGCTATGAATGTGGCCTACACGGATGGAGACCTGGAGCGCTTCCTGAGCAGCGCAGCAGCCGTCTCCAAAGAGCATCCCGTGGTCATCTCCAAGTTCatccaggaggctaag GAGATTGACGTGGATGCCGTGGCCTCTGATGGTGTGGTGGCAGCCATCGCCATCTCTGAGCATGTGGAGAATGCAGGTGTGCATTCAGGTGATGCGACGCTGGTGACCCCCCCACAAGATATCACTGCCAAAACCCTGGAGCGGATCAAAGCCATTGTGCATGCTGTGGGCCAGGAGCTACAGGTCACAGGACCCTTCAATCTGCAGCTCATTGCCAAG GATGACCAGCTGAAAGTTATTGAATGCAACGTACGTGTCTCTCGCTCCTTCCCCTTCGTTTCCAAGACACTGGGTGTGGACCTAGTAGCCTTGGCCACGCGGGTCATCATGGGGGAAGAAGTGGAACCTGTGGGGCTAATGACTGGTTCTGGAGTCGTGGGAGTAAAG GTGCCTCAGTTCTCCTTCTCCCGCTTGGCGGGTGCTGACGTGGTGTTGGGTGTGGAAATGACCAGTACTGGGGAGGTGGCCGGCTTTGGGGAGAGCCGCTGTGAGGCATACCTCAAGGCCATGCTGAGCACTGGCTTTAAGATCCCCAAGAAGAATATCCTGCTGACCATTGGCAGCTATAAG AACAAAAGTGAGCTGCTCCCAACTGTGCGGCTACTGGAGAGCCTGGGCTACAGCCTCTATGCCAGTCTTGGCACAGCTGACTTCTACACTGAGCATGGCGTCAAG GTAACAGCTGTGGACTGGCACTTTGAGGAGGCTGTGGATGGTGAGTGCCCACCACAGCGGAGCATCCTGGAGCAGCTAGCTGAGAAAAACTTTGAGCTGGTGATTAACCTGTCCATGCGTGGAGCTGGGGGCCGGCGTCTCTCTTCCTTTGTCACCAAGGGCTACCGCACCCGACGCTTGGCCGCTGACTTCTCCGTGCCCCTTATCATCGATATCAAGTGCACCAAACTCTTTGTGGAG GCCCTAGGCCAGATTGGGCCAGCCCCTCCTTTGAAGGTGCATGTTGACTGTATGACCTCCCAAAAGCTTGTGCGACTGCCGG GATTGATTGATGTCCATGTGCACCTGCGGGAACCAGGTGGGACACATAAGGAGGACTTTGCCTCAGGCACAGCCGCTGCCCTGGCTGGGGGTATCACCATGGTGTGTGCCATGCCTAATACCCGGCCCCCCATCATTGACGCCCCTGCTCTGGCCCTGGCCCAgaag CTGGCAGAGGCTGGCGCCCGCTGCGACTTTGCCCTATTCCTTGGGGCCTCGTCTGAAAATGCAGGAACCTTGGGCACCGTGGCCGGGTCTGCAGCCGGGCTGAAGCTTTACCTCAATGAGACCTTCTCTGAGCTGCAGCTGGACAGCGTGGTCCAGTGGATGGAG CATTTCGAGACATggccctcccacctccccattgTGGCTCACGCGGAGCAGCAAACCTTGGCTGCTGTCCTCATGGTGGCTCAGCTCGCTCAGCGCTCAGTGCACATATGTCACGTGGCACGGAAGGAGGAG ATCCTGCTAATTAAAGCTGCAAAGGCACGGGGCTTGCCAGTGACCTGCGAGGTGGCTCCCCACCACCTGTTCCTAAGCCATGATGACCTGGAGCGCCTGGGGCCTGGGAAGGGGGAGGTCCGGCCTGAGCTTGGCTCCcgccaggatgtggaaaccctgTGGGAGAACATGGCTGTCATCGACTGCTTTGCCTCAGACCATG CTCCCCATACCTTGGAGGAGAAGTGTGGGTCCAGACCCCTACCTGGGTTCCCAGGGTTAGAGACCATGCTGCCACTACTGCTGACGGCTGTAAGCGAGGGCCGGCTCAGCCTGGACGACCTGCTGCAGCGATTGCACCACAATCCTCGGCGCATCTTTCACCTGCCCCCGCAGGAGGACACCTATGTGGAG GTGGATCTGGAGCATGAGTGGACAATCCCCAGCCACATGCCCTTCTCCAAGGCCCACTGGACACCTTTTGaagggcagaaggtgaagggcacCGTCCGCCGTGTGGTCCTGCGAGGGGAAGTTGCCTATATTGATGGGCAG GTTCTGGTACCCCCGGGCTATGGACAGGATATACGGAAGTGGCCACAGGGGGTTGTTCCTCAGCTACCACCCTCAGCCCCTGCCACCAGTGAGATGACCACG ACACCTGAAAGACCCCGCCGTGGCATCCCAGGGCTTCCTGATGGCCGCTTCCATCTGCCGCCCCGAATCCATCGAGCCTCCGACCCAGGTTTGCCAG CTGTGTTCCTCCGCCCAGGAGCTGGGATCCCACGGGGCAGCAGAGCGTGGG CTGAGGAGCCAAAGGAGAAGTCCTCTCGGAAGGTAGCCGAGCCAG AGCTAATGGGAACCCCTGATGGCACCTGCTACCCTCCACCACCAGTACCTAGACAGGCATCTCCCCAGAACCTGGGGACCCCTGGCTTGCTGCACCCCCAGACCTCACCCCTGCTGCACTCATTAGTGGGCCAACATATCCTGTCCGTCCAGCAGTTCACCAAGGATCAG ATGTCTCACCTGTTCAATGTGGCACACACACTGCGTATGATGGTGCAGAAGGAGCGGAGCCTTGACATCCTGAAG GGGAAGGTCATGGCCTCTATGTTCTATGAAGTGAGCACACGGACCAGCAGCTCCTTTGCAGCAGCCATGGCCCGGCTAGGAGGTGCTGTGCTCAGCTTCTCAGAAGCCACATCGTCCGTCCAGAAGGGCGAATCCCTGGCTGACTCCGTGCAGACCATGAGCTGCTATGCCGATGTCGTCGTGCTCCGGCACCCCCAGCCTGGAGCAGTGGAG CTGGCCGCCAAGCACTGCCGGAGGCCAGTGATCAATGCTGGGGATGGGGTCGGAGAGCACCCCACCCAGGCCCTGCTGGACATCTTCACCATCCGTGAGGAGCTGGGAACTGTCAATGGCATGACG ATCACAATGGTGGGTGACCTGAAGCACGGACGCACAGTACATTCCTTGGCCTGCCTGCTTACCCAGTATCGTGTCAGCCTGCGCTATGTGGCACCTCCCAGCCTGTGCATGCCACCCACTGTGCGGGCCTTTGTGGCCTCCCGCGGCACCAAGCAG GAGGAATTCGAGAGCATTGAGGAGGCGCTGCCTGACACCGATGTGCTCTACATGACTCGAATCCAGAAGGAACGATTTGGCTCTACCCAGGAGTACGAAGCT TGCTTTGGTCAGTTCATCCTCACTCCCCACATCATGACCCGGGCCAAGAAGAAGATGGTGGTGATGCACCCGATGCCCCGTGTCAACGAGATAAG cgtGGAAGTGGACTCGGATCCCCGCGCAGCCTACTTCCGCCAGGCTGAGAATGGCATGTACATCCGCATGGCTCTGttagccactgtgctgggccgtTTTTAG